From one Streptomyces sp. ICC1 genomic stretch:
- a CDS encoding acyl-CoA dehydrogenase family protein, with the protein MAGSADFDLYRPAEEHDMLRESVRALAEAKIMPFAAAVDEESRFPQEALDALVASDLHAVHVPETYGGAGADALATVIVIEEVARVCASSSLIPAVNKLGSLPVILSGSEELKAKYLGPLAKGDAMFSYALSEPDAGSDAAGMKTRAVRDGDFWVLNGVKRWITNAGVSEYYTVMAVTDPEKRSKGISAFVVEKSDEGVSFGAPEKKLGIKGSPTREVYLDNVRIPADRMIGAEGTGFATAMKTLDHTRITIAAQALGIAQGALDYAKGYVQERKQFGKPIGDFQGVQFMLADMAMKIEAARQLTYSAAARSERVSSGGPHEDLTFFGAAAKCFASDVAMEVTTDAVQLLGGYGYTRDYPVERMMRDAKITQIYEGTNQIQRIVMARNLP; encoded by the coding sequence TTGGCGGGTTCTGCCGACTTCGACCTGTACCGCCCGGCCGAGGAGCACGACATGCTCCGCGAGTCCGTCCGCGCGCTCGCCGAGGCGAAGATCATGCCCTTCGCCGCCGCGGTCGACGAGGAGTCCCGCTTCCCGCAGGAGGCACTCGACGCCCTGGTCGCCAGCGACCTGCACGCCGTCCACGTGCCCGAGACCTACGGCGGCGCGGGCGCCGACGCCCTCGCCACCGTGATCGTGATCGAGGAAGTGGCCCGCGTCTGCGCCTCCTCCTCCCTCATCCCGGCGGTCAACAAGCTCGGCTCGCTCCCGGTGATCCTCTCCGGATCCGAGGAGCTCAAGGCCAAGTACCTCGGCCCCCTCGCCAAGGGCGACGCGATGTTCTCGTACGCGCTCTCCGAGCCCGACGCGGGCTCCGACGCCGCCGGCATGAAGACCCGCGCCGTGCGCGACGGGGACTTCTGGGTGCTCAACGGCGTCAAGCGCTGGATCACCAACGCGGGCGTCTCCGAGTACTACACGGTCATGGCCGTCACCGATCCGGAGAAGCGCTCCAAGGGGATCTCGGCCTTCGTGGTCGAGAAGTCCGACGAGGGCGTCTCCTTCGGCGCGCCCGAGAAGAAGCTCGGCATCAAGGGATCCCCGACGCGCGAGGTCTACCTCGACAACGTCCGCATCCCCGCCGACCGCATGATCGGCGCCGAGGGCACCGGATTCGCCACCGCGATGAAGACCCTCGACCACACCCGCATCACGATCGCCGCCCAGGCGCTCGGCATCGCGCAGGGCGCCCTGGACTACGCCAAGGGCTACGTCCAGGAGCGCAAGCAGTTCGGCAAGCCGATCGGCGACTTCCAGGGCGTGCAGTTCATGCTCGCGGACATGGCCATGAAGATCGAGGCCGCCCGCCAGCTGACCTACTCGGCGGCCGCCCGCTCGGAGCGCGTCTCCTCCGGCGGCCCCCACGAGGACCTGACCTTCTTCGGCGCCGCGGCCAAGTGCTTCGCCTCGGACGTGGCCATGGAGGTCACCACCGACGCGGTCCAGCTGCTCGGCGGCTACGGCTACACGCGGGACTACCCGGTGGAGCGAATGATGCGCGATGCGAAGATCACCCAGATTTACGAAGGCACGAACCAGATCCAGCGGATCGTCATGGCACGGAACCTGCCGTAA
- a CDS encoding UDP-glucose/GDP-mannose dehydrogenase family protein, translating into MAPLKITVIGTGYLGATHAAAMAELGFEVLGLDVVPEKIEMLASGRVPMYEPGLEELLRTHVAGLPGSTGRLRFTTSWEEVGAFGDVHFVCVNTPQKHGEYACDMSYVDSAVESLAPHLTRPALVVGKSTVPVGSAERLAAKLTALAPAGEDVELAWNPEFLREGFAVQDTLHPDRIVIGVDGERAEKLLREVYATPMGEGTPLVVTDFPTAELVKTAANSFLATKISFINAMAEVCEAAGGDVLKLAEAIGYDERIGKKFLRAGIGFGGGCLPKDIRAFMARAGELGADQALTFLREVDSINMRRRGHMVELAREAVGGSFLGKRVAVLGATFKPDSDDVRDSPALNVAGQIHLQGGQVTVYDPKGMDNARRVFPTLGYAGSALEAARGAEVVLHLTEWREFRDLDPADLGEVVTDRLVLDGRNALDPARWRAAGWTYRAMGRPRA; encoded by the coding sequence ATGGCCCCCCTCAAGATCACTGTGATCGGCACCGGATACCTCGGCGCGACGCACGCCGCGGCCATGGCCGAGCTGGGGTTCGAGGTGCTCGGGCTGGACGTGGTGCCGGAGAAGATCGAGATGCTGGCCTCCGGCCGCGTGCCCATGTACGAACCGGGGCTGGAGGAACTGCTGCGCACGCACGTGGCCGGGCTGCCCGGCTCCACGGGCCGGCTGCGCTTCACCACCTCGTGGGAGGAGGTCGGCGCCTTCGGCGACGTCCACTTCGTCTGCGTGAACACCCCGCAGAAGCACGGCGAGTACGCCTGCGACATGAGCTACGTCGACTCCGCCGTGGAATCGCTCGCCCCGCACCTGACCCGGCCCGCCCTGGTCGTCGGCAAGTCCACGGTGCCCGTCGGATCCGCCGAGCGCCTCGCCGCCAAGCTGACCGCGCTCGCCCCGGCGGGCGAGGACGTCGAGCTCGCGTGGAACCCGGAGTTCCTGCGCGAGGGCTTCGCCGTCCAGGACACCCTGCACCCGGACCGGATCGTCATCGGCGTCGACGGCGAGCGCGCCGAGAAGCTCCTGCGGGAGGTCTACGCGACCCCCATGGGGGAGGGCACCCCGCTGGTCGTCACCGACTTCCCCACCGCCGAGCTGGTCAAGACCGCCGCCAACTCCTTCCTCGCCACGAAGATCTCCTTCATCAACGCGATGGCCGAGGTCTGCGAGGCCGCCGGCGGCGACGTGCTGAAGCTGGCCGAGGCCATCGGGTACGACGAGCGGATCGGGAAGAAGTTCCTGCGCGCCGGCATCGGCTTCGGCGGCGGCTGCCTGCCCAAGGACATCCGCGCGTTCATGGCCCGGGCCGGCGAGCTGGGCGCCGACCAGGCCCTGACCTTCCTGCGCGAGGTGGACTCCATCAACATGCGCCGCCGCGGCCACATGGTGGAGCTGGCCCGCGAGGCCGTGGGCGGCTCGTTCCTCGGCAAGCGCGTCGCCGTGCTCGGCGCCACCTTCAAGCCCGACTCCGACGACGTCCGCGACTCCCCCGCCCTGAACGTCGCCGGGCAGATCCACCTCCAGGGCGGCCAGGTCACCGTCTACGACCCCAAGGGCATGGACAACGCCCGCCGCGTCTTCCCCACCCTCGGCTACGCCGGCTCCGCCCTGGAGGCGGCCCGCGGCGCCGAGGTCGTCCTGCACCTCACCGAATGGCGCGAGTTCCGCGACCTCGACCCCGCCGACCTCGGCGAGGTCGTCACCGACCGCCTCGTCCTCGACGGCCGCAACGCGCTGGACCCGGCCCGCTGGCGCGCGGCGGGCTGGACCTACCGCGCCATGGGCCGCCCCCGCGCCTGA
- a CDS encoding glycosyltransferase family 87 protein: MTSTSTSSPVRPTAGAPGPAPRAGRGSVDSALRGRAGHLAMAGFWLATRTLMVVLLVVNLHGTSSVRVEITQTYNNWYDVLVTGTMPHDDVMWQYPPAAAAIFLSPDLLPFLSYFQAFVALTVICDALIAVGLVRAARRSDGSMAGAVLWLTTLPLLLSLPFGRYDLQVTLLAVGSLLCLRFRRKLGGVLAGIGALVKVWPLLALIGTPRGRTTRDAVVSAVASAAVLLAVLALFFRDTLGFLGNQGNRGIQVESLGGSALMFGKLIGAWSGKIEVRYGAYEYLGPYVSSVAMLSVALTVVGFGWLLLWRVKARRWSTATPLDAALCAILVFTITSRVLSPQYLIWLVGLAAVCLTCRHTTQRPVAWLIVAATALSTAIYPLTYGSEILPGTGFGTFLLCVRNGVLGYAAVLSCARLWRASVTSDGAARPAR, from the coding sequence ATGACCAGTACGAGCACGAGCAGCCCTGTCCGCCCCACCGCAGGCGCGCCGGGGCCGGCCCCGCGTGCCGGGCGGGGCTCCGTCGACTCCGCCCTCCGCGGCCGCGCCGGCCACCTGGCCATGGCGGGCTTCTGGCTGGCCACGCGGACCCTGATGGTGGTCCTCCTCGTGGTGAACCTGCACGGCACGTCCTCCGTGCGCGTGGAGATCACCCAGACGTACAACAACTGGTACGACGTCCTCGTGACGGGCACGATGCCGCACGACGACGTCATGTGGCAGTACCCGCCGGCCGCCGCGGCGATCTTCCTGTCGCCCGACCTGCTGCCCTTCCTCAGCTACTTCCAGGCCTTCGTCGCCCTGACCGTCATCTGCGACGCGCTCATCGCCGTGGGCCTGGTCCGCGCCGCCCGCCGCAGCGACGGCAGCATGGCCGGCGCGGTGCTGTGGCTGACGACGCTGCCGCTGCTGCTGTCGCTGCCCTTCGGGCGCTACGACCTGCAGGTCACGCTGCTCGCCGTGGGCTCGCTGCTGTGCCTGCGCTTTCGCCGCAAGCTCGGCGGCGTCCTCGCCGGCATCGGCGCGCTGGTCAAGGTGTGGCCGCTGCTCGCCTTGATCGGGACCCCGCGCGGCCGGACCACCCGCGACGCGGTCGTCTCCGCCGTGGCGTCCGCGGCCGTGCTCCTCGCGGTCCTCGCGCTGTTCTTCCGCGACACCCTCGGCTTCCTGGGCAACCAGGGCAACCGCGGCATCCAGGTCGAGTCGCTGGGCGGCTCGGCCCTGATGTTCGGCAAGCTCATCGGCGCCTGGTCCGGGAAGATCGAGGTCCGCTACGGCGCCTACGAGTACCTGGGCCCGTACGTCTCCAGCGTCGCCATGCTCTCCGTCGCCCTCACGGTCGTCGGGTTCGGCTGGCTGCTGCTGTGGCGGGTGAAGGCCCGGCGCTGGTCGACCGCGACCCCGCTGGACGCCGCACTGTGCGCCATCCTCGTCTTCACCATCACCAGCCGCGTGCTCAGCCCGCAGTACCTGATCTGGCTGGTCGGCCTCGCCGCCGTCTGCCTGACCTGCCGGCACACCACGCAGCGGCCGGTGGCCTGGCTGATCGTCGCCGCCACGGCGCTGAGCACGGCGATCTACCCGCTGACCTACGGCTCGGAGATCCTCCCGGGCACCGGCTTCGGCACCTTCCTGCTGTGCGTGCGCAACGGCGTGCTGGGCTACGCCGCCGTCCTGTCCTGCGCCCGCCTGTGGCGGGCGAGCGTCACGTCCGACGGTGCTGCGCGGCCCGCGCGGTGA
- a CDS encoding membrane dipeptidase: MADLQDEPQTSPATPVGPGSLGAEDTPAALLPGALDRAAALLSVHPVADGCNTLVWTLRQSPYHDIDTPDSGVDTDIPRLRAGGVGAQFWSLLTPREAAAPDQVVSDTLEQIDVALALMRRYPDSLCLALNADDLADARNRGRIASFLGPVPGRTLTDSLATLRAFHALGVRILAPAGAAWAMEGLTAFGHEVVRETNRLAMLLDLTGCPPAAACQLAAASKAPVIISHTAAAALNPHPDNVTDEVLLALGAADGLAMVSFDTALTGDSLHAVADHVDHVRAVAGPHCVGLGAGFGAELGTPRPAGLTDPSGYPRLIAELLDRGWPEADLALLTWGNAQRVVRDAEFTARAAQHRRT, encoded by the coding sequence ATGGCCGACCTTCAGGACGAACCGCAAACGAGCCCGGCGACCCCCGTGGGCCCGGGCTCCCTCGGAGCCGAGGACACTCCCGCAGCCCTGCTGCCGGGCGCCCTGGACCGGGCCGCCGCGCTGCTGTCCGTCCACCCCGTGGCGGACGGGTGCAACACCCTGGTCTGGACCCTGCGCCAGAGCCCGTACCACGACATCGACACCCCCGACTCGGGCGTCGACACCGACATCCCGCGGCTGCGCGCCGGGGGAGTGGGCGCCCAGTTCTGGTCGCTGCTCACACCGCGCGAGGCCGCGGCCCCCGACCAGGTGGTGTCCGACACCCTCGAACAGATCGACGTGGCGCTGGCCCTGATGCGCCGCTACCCCGACAGCCTGTGCCTCGCGCTGAACGCCGACGACCTGGCGGACGCCCGCAACCGGGGGCGCATCGCCTCGTTCCTGGGCCCCGTACCCGGCCGCACGCTGACGGACTCGCTCGCCACCCTGCGCGCCTTCCACGCACTGGGCGTACGGATCCTCGCGCCGGCCGGAGCCGCGTGGGCCATGGAGGGCCTGACGGCCTTCGGCCACGAGGTGGTGCGCGAGACGAACCGGCTGGCGATGCTCCTCGACCTCACCGGCTGCCCGCCGGCGGCGGCCTGCCAGCTCGCCGCGGCCTCCAAGGCGCCGGTGATCATCTCCCACACGGCGGCGGCCGCGCTCAATCCGCACCCCGACAACGTCACGGACGAGGTGCTGCTCGCGCTGGGCGCGGCGGACGGCCTGGCGATGGTCAGCTTCGACACCGCGCTCACCGGGGACTCCCTGCACGCGGTCGCCGACCACGTGGACCACGTACGGGCCGTCGCGGGTCCGCACTGCGTGGGCCTGGGCGCGGGCTTCGGCGCCGAGCTGGGCACCCCGCGGCCGGCGGGCCTGACCGATCCCTCGGGCTATCCGCGGCTGATCGCCGAACTGCTGGACCGGGGCTGGCCGGAGGCCGATCTGGCCCTGCTCACCTGGGGCAACGCCCAGCGGGTGGTGCGGGACGCGGAGTTCACCGCGCGGGCCGCGCAGCACCGTCGGACGTGA
- a CDS encoding dipeptidase, translating to MDAARELLAEHPVVDGHNDLPWALRETVRYDLDRRDIARDQKGHLHTDIPRLRAGGVGAQFWSVYVRSDYAGDEAVSATLEQIDAVAQLIDRYPRDLVRALTADDMEAARAEGRIASLMGAEGGHSINNSLATLRALHQLGVRYMTLTHNDTIDWADSATDEPRHGGLSDFGREVVREMNRIGMLVDLSHVAATTMRDALAVSAAPVVFSHSSARAVCDHVRNVPDDVLALLPANGGVAMATFVPKFILPAAVEWTLAADENLRAHGHHHLDTTPAAMELHRAFEAGRPRPVATAATVADHLDHMREVAGVDHIGIGGDYDGTAFTPAGLDDVAGYPNLVAELLARRWSKADLAKLTWSNAVRVLRDAEDVARAESASRGPSNAVLPTVLPTA from the coding sequence CTGGACGCGGCCCGCGAGCTGCTCGCCGAGCACCCGGTCGTCGACGGGCACAACGACCTGCCCTGGGCGCTGCGCGAGACCGTGCGCTACGACCTGGACCGCCGGGACATCGCCCGCGACCAGAAGGGCCACCTGCACACCGACATCCCCCGGCTGCGCGCCGGCGGGGTCGGCGCGCAGTTCTGGTCCGTCTACGTGCGCTCCGACTACGCGGGCGACGAGGCGGTCAGCGCCACCCTGGAGCAGATCGACGCCGTCGCCCAGCTGATCGACCGTTACCCGCGCGACCTGGTGCGGGCGCTGACGGCCGACGACATGGAGGCGGCCCGCGCCGAGGGCCGGATCGCCTCGCTGATGGGCGCCGAGGGCGGGCACTCCATCAACAACTCGCTCGCCACCCTGCGCGCCCTGCACCAGCTCGGCGTGCGGTACATGACGCTCACGCACAACGACACCATCGACTGGGCGGACTCGGCGACCGACGAGCCCCGGCACGGCGGCCTGAGCGACTTCGGCCGCGAGGTCGTCCGCGAGATGAACCGGATCGGCATGCTCGTCGACCTCTCGCACGTCGCCGCGACCACCATGCGCGACGCGCTCGCCGTCTCGGCCGCGCCGGTGGTCTTCTCGCACTCCTCCGCCCGGGCGGTCTGCGACCACGTGCGCAACGTCCCCGACGACGTGCTGGCGCTGCTGCCGGCCAACGGCGGGGTCGCGATGGCCACGTTCGTGCCGAAGTTCATCCTCCCGGCGGCCGTCGAGTGGACCCTGGCGGCCGACGAGAACCTGCGGGCGCACGGCCACCACCACCTCGACACCACCCCCGCGGCGATGGAGCTGCACCGCGCCTTCGAGGCCGGGCGCCCGCGCCCGGTGGCCACGGCCGCCACGGTCGCCGACCACCTGGACCACATGCGCGAGGTGGCCGGCGTCGACCACATCGGCATCGGCGGGGACTACGACGGCACCGCCTTCACCCCGGCCGGGCTCGACGACGTGGCCGGTTACCCGAACCTGGTCGCCGAGCTGCTGGCGCGCCGCTGGTCCAAGGCCGACCTGGCCAAGCTGACCTGGTCGAACGCGGTACGGGTGCTGCGCGACGCCGAGGACGTGGCGCGCGCGGAGTCGGCCTCCCGGGGCCCGTCCAACGCGGTGCTCCCGACCGTGCTCCCGACCGCCTGA
- the purE gene encoding 5-(carboxyamino)imidazole ribonucleotide mutase, producing the protein MSTSATAPVIGIVMGSDSDWSVMEAAAQALDEFEIPYEVDVVSAHRMPREMIAYGEQAADRGLKVIIAGAGGAAALPGMLASVTPLPVIGVPVPLKYLDGMDSLMSIVQMPAGVPVATVSIGGARNAGLLAVRILAAHDPELLGRVNDFLQDLNDQATEKGKRLRTKVAGQDSFGFGK; encoded by the coding sequence ATGAGCACCTCCGCAACAGCTCCCGTCATCGGCATCGTCATGGGCTCGGACTCCGACTGGTCCGTCATGGAGGCCGCCGCACAGGCCCTCGACGAGTTCGAGATCCCCTACGAGGTCGACGTGGTCTCCGCCCACCGGATGCCGCGCGAGATGATCGCGTACGGGGAGCAGGCCGCCGACCGCGGCCTCAAGGTGATCATCGCCGGTGCGGGCGGGGCCGCCGCCCTGCCCGGCATGCTCGCTTCCGTCACCCCGCTGCCGGTCATCGGCGTACCCGTCCCGCTGAAGTACCTCGACGGCATGGACTCGCTCATGTCGATCGTCCAGATGCCCGCAGGGGTTCCCGTCGCCACCGTCTCGATCGGCGGCGCCCGCAACGCCGGGCTGCTGGCCGTACGGATCCTGGCCGCGCACGACCCGGAGCTGCTGGGCCGGGTCAACGACTTCCTGCAGGACCTCAACGACCAGGCCACCGAGAAGGGCAAGCGGCTGCGCACGAAGGTCGCGGGCCAGGACTCCTTCGGATTCGGCAAGTGA
- a CDS encoding 5-(carboxyamino)imidazole ribonucleotide synthase, with translation MTFPVVGMVGGGQLARMTHEAGIPLGIRFKLLSDTPQDSAAQVVSDVVIGDYRDLETLRAFARGCDVITFDHEHVPIAHLRALEADGIPVRPGPDALVHAADKGVMRARLDEIGAPSPRHRIVADPADAAAFAEEVGGFPVILKTVRGGYDGKGVWFVRSQADAEAPFKAGVPVLAEEKVDYVRELAANIVRSPHGQAVAYPVVESVQVDGVCDTVIAPAPNLSEALAGEAQALALRIAKELGVTGHLAVELFETADGRILVNELAMRPHNSGHWTQDGAVTSQFANHVRAVLDLPLGDPRPRARWTVMANVLGGDYPDMYAAYLHCMAHDPQLKIHMYGKDVKPGRKVGHVNTYGDDLDDVLERARHAAGYLRGSITA, from the coding sequence GTGACGTTCCCGGTAGTCGGCATGGTCGGCGGCGGACAGCTCGCCCGCATGACCCACGAGGCGGGTATCCCCCTCGGCATCAGATTCAAGCTCCTCAGTGACACCCCACAGGACTCGGCGGCCCAGGTCGTGAGCGACGTCGTCATCGGCGACTATCGCGACCTGGAGACGCTGCGCGCCTTCGCGCGCGGTTGTGACGTGATCACCTTCGACCACGAGCACGTGCCCATCGCGCACCTGCGGGCCCTGGAAGCGGACGGCATCCCCGTCCGCCCGGGGCCCGACGCGTTGGTGCACGCCGCCGACAAGGGGGTGATGCGTGCCCGGCTCGACGAGATCGGCGCGCCCAGCCCCCGCCACCGGATCGTCGCCGATCCGGCGGACGCGGCGGCCTTCGCCGAGGAGGTCGGGGGCTTCCCCGTCATCCTCAAGACGGTGCGCGGCGGCTACGACGGCAAGGGCGTGTGGTTCGTCCGCAGCCAGGCCGACGCGGAGGCCCCGTTCAAGGCGGGCGTCCCCGTCCTGGCCGAGGAGAAGGTGGACTACGTCCGCGAGCTCGCGGCCAACATCGTGCGCTCCCCGCACGGCCAGGCGGTGGCCTACCCGGTCGTGGAGTCCGTCCAGGTGGACGGCGTCTGCGACACGGTGATCGCCCCCGCACCCAACCTCTCCGAGGCGCTGGCGGGCGAGGCCCAGGCCCTGGCCCTGCGCATCGCCAAGGAGCTCGGGGTCACCGGGCACCTGGCCGTGGAGCTCTTCGAGACCGCCGACGGCCGGATCCTGGTCAACGAACTGGCCATGCGCCCGCACAACAGCGGCCACTGGACCCAGGACGGCGCCGTCACCTCCCAGTTCGCCAACCACGTGCGGGCCGTCCTCGACCTGCCGCTGGGCGACCCGCGCCCCCGCGCCCGCTGGACGGTCATGGCGAACGTCCTGGGCGGGGACTACCCCGACATGTACGCGGCGTACCTGCACTGCATGGCCCACGACCCCCAGCTGAAGATCCACATGTACGGCAAGGACGTGAAACCCGGCCGCAAGGTCGGCCACGTCAACACCTACGGCGACGACCTGGACGATGTGCTGGAGCGAGCACGTCACGCAGCCGGCTATCTCAGAGGATCCATCACCGCATGA
- a CDS encoding GtrA family protein, with the protein MSEPENGSALDRVRGLTREVARFGAVGGLGVLVNLGVFNLIRHFTDLQVVRASVIATLVAITTNYLGFRYFAYRDRADRTGSGRTRELTLFIAFSAIGLVIENGILFTATYGFGWNAPLASNFFKFSGIAIATVFRFWSYRTWVFKALPAPAASSLVVEQRDGQTGAPARTPETAAN; encoded by the coding sequence ATGAGCGAGCCGGAGAACGGATCTGCCCTCGACCGCGTGCGCGGACTCACGCGCGAGGTCGCGAGGTTCGGTGCCGTCGGCGGGCTGGGGGTCCTGGTCAACCTGGGCGTCTTCAACCTGATCAGGCACTTCACGGACCTGCAGGTGGTGCGCGCGAGCGTGATAGCCACCCTGGTGGCCATCACGACGAACTACCTGGGCTTCCGCTACTTCGCCTACCGGGACCGTGCCGACCGCACCGGGTCCGGGCGCACCCGCGAGCTGACCCTGTTCATCGCCTTCAGCGCGATCGGGCTGGTCATCGAGAACGGCATCCTGTTCACGGCCACCTACGGCTTCGGCTGGAACGCCCCGCTCGCCTCGAACTTCTTCAAGTTCTCCGGCATCGCCATCGCCACGGTGTTCCGCTTCTGGTCCTACCGGACCTGGGTCTTCAAGGCCCTGCCCGCTCCGGCCGCGTCATCGCTGGTCGTCGAGCAGCGCGACGGCCAGACCGGGGCCCCGGCGCGGACCCCGGAGACCGCCGCGAACTGA
- a CDS encoding ATP-binding protein yields the protein MRRRLINSTLAVVLVVIAVFGVSLVIVETRTITSSAQDRIESEALRLVGIVEGSVLEKRPVDADALAEQLDAGRYARITVPGREPVEVGRRIEESVIRGTARGEQGEVVVVEQSRSTVTKEVGRTLAVVGAVALLAVVAAVLLAVRQANRLASPLTDLAETAERLGSGDPRPRHKRYGVPELDRVADVLDSSAERIGRMLTAERRLAADASHQLRTPLTALSMRLEEITVTDDLETVREEATIALTQVERLTDVVERLLTNSRDPRTGSAVPFDLDEVVKQQLEEWRPAYRSAGRAVVRSGKIGVRAVGTPGAVSQVLATLVENSLMHGGGTVALRTRVIGNQAVLEVTDEGPGVPPDLGNRIFERAISGRNSTGIGLAVARDLAEADGGRLELLQAQPPVFALFLSRTAPEPTESRDTVR from the coding sequence ATGCGCCGCCGTCTGATCAACTCCACGCTCGCCGTGGTGCTCGTCGTCATCGCCGTCTTCGGGGTCTCCCTGGTCATCGTGGAGACCCGGACCATCACCAGCAGCGCCCAGGACCGCATCGAGTCCGAGGCGCTGCGGCTGGTGGGCATCGTCGAGGGCAGCGTCCTGGAGAAGCGGCCCGTCGACGCCGACGCGCTCGCCGAGCAGCTCGACGCCGGCCGCTACGCGCGGATCACGGTCCCCGGCCGCGAGCCGGTCGAGGTCGGCCGCCGGATCGAGGAGAGCGTCATCCGGGGCACGGCCCGCGGCGAACAGGGCGAGGTCGTGGTCGTCGAGCAGTCCCGCTCCACCGTCACCAAGGAGGTCGGGCGGACCCTGGCCGTCGTCGGCGCCGTGGCCCTGCTCGCCGTCGTGGCGGCCGTCCTGCTCGCCGTACGCCAGGCCAACCGGCTGGCCTCCCCGCTCACCGACCTCGCCGAGACCGCCGAGCGGCTGGGATCCGGCGACCCGCGGCCCCGGCACAAGCGGTACGGGGTCCCCGAGCTGGACCGGGTCGCCGACGTACTGGACTCCAGCGCCGAGCGGATCGGGCGGATGCTCACCGCCGAGCGAAGGCTGGCCGCGGACGCGTCCCACCAGCTGCGGACCCCGCTGACGGCCCTGTCGATGCGGCTGGAGGAGATCACCGTCACCGACGACCTGGAGACCGTCCGGGAAGAGGCCACCATCGCCCTCACCCAGGTGGAGCGGCTCACCGACGTCGTCGAGCGGCTCCTGACGAACTCCCGGGACCCCCGCACGGGCTCCGCGGTCCCCTTCGACCTCGACGAGGTCGTCAAACAGCAGCTGGAGGAGTGGCGGCCCGCCTACCGCAGCGCCGGCCGGGCCGTCGTGCGCTCGGGCAAGATCGGCGTCCGCGCCGTGGGCACCCCGGGCGCGGTCTCGCAGGTGCTGGCGACCCTGGTGGAGAACTCCCTCATGCACGGGGGCGGCACCGTGGCGCTGCGCACCCGCGTGATCGGCAACCAGGCCGTACTGGAGGTCACGGACGAGGGACCCGGAGTCCCGCCGGACCTCGGCAACCGGATCTTCGAGCGGGCCATCAGCGGCCGCAACTCCACGGGCATCGGCCTCGCGGTCGCCCGGGACCTCGCCGAGGCGGACGGCGGCCGCCTGGAGCTGCTCCAGGCGCAGCCGCCGGTGTTCGCGCTGTTCCTCAGCCGGACCGCGCCGGAACCCACCGAGTCGCGGGACACGGTCCGCTGA
- a CDS encoding response regulator transcription factor, translated as MTRVLLAEDDASISEPLARALRREGYEVEVREDGPTALDAGLQGGVDLVVLDLGLPGMDGLEVARRLRAEGHGFPILVLTARADEVDTVVGLDAGADDYVTKPFRLAELLARVRALLRRGATESAQPPATHGVRIDVESHRAWMGEEELQLTAKEFDLLRVLVRDAGRVVTRDQLMREVWDTTWWSSTKTLDMHISWLRKKLGDDAANPRYIATVRGVGFRFEKS; from the coding sequence ATGACGCGTGTACTGCTCGCCGAGGACGACGCATCCATCTCGGAACCCCTGGCCCGCGCCCTGCGCCGGGAAGGGTACGAGGTCGAGGTCCGGGAGGACGGCCCCACCGCCCTGGACGCGGGACTGCAGGGCGGCGTCGATCTCGTCGTCCTGGACCTGGGGCTGCCGGGCATGGACGGCCTGGAGGTCGCGCGCCGGCTGCGCGCCGAGGGCCACGGCTTCCCGATCCTGGTCCTGACCGCCCGGGCCGACGAGGTCGACACGGTCGTCGGCCTGGACGCCGGCGCCGACGACTACGTGACCAAGCCCTTCCGCCTCGCCGAGCTGCTGGCCCGGGTCCGCGCCCTGCTGCGGCGCGGCGCCACCGAGTCCGCCCAGCCCCCCGCCACCCACGGGGTGCGCATCGACGTCGAGTCGCACCGCGCGTGGATGGGGGAGGAGGAGCTCCAGCTCACGGCGAAGGAGTTCGACCTGCTGCGGGTCCTCGTGCGCGACGCCGGCCGGGTCGTCACCCGCGACCAGCTGATGCGCGAGGTCTGGGACACCACCTGGTGGTCCTCCACCAAGACCCTCGACATGCACATCTCCTGGCTCCGCAAGAAGCTCGGGGACGACGCCGCGAACCCCCGCTACATCGCCACCGTGCGGGGAGTCGGTTTCCGCTTCGAGAAGAGCTGA